The following DNA comes from Nocardioides sp. JQ2195.
GATGCTGTTGGGTCTCGGATGGAACTTCGGCCTGATCTCCGGCACCGCGCTGGTCGTCGATGGCACGTCGCCGAGCAACCGGGCACGTACCCAGGGCGCCATCGACGTCCTTGTCGCACTGGCCGGAGCCAGTGGCGGGGTGCTCTCCGGTGTGGTTGTCGCTGCCTCGAGCTATGCCACCTTGGGCATCGTCTGCGCGGCCCTGACCATCATCGTGCTGCCGGTCGCGGTCCTCTCGCGTGGCCGATCCATGGCCGGCGACGCTGGGCCATCCCAGTCGAGCGAGGCCGCAGTCCCTGCCAACGTCGACAACCAGTGAGGAAGGCCTGAGTGGAGCCCAGCGTGACGTCGAACGACGACGGCAGCTTGCTGGTCGACGGCGGAGACCTCGGTTGCGCGCGCCTGCTCGTGTTGCTGCGCAACGTGGCGCGAGGCTTGCACGACGGCGCCGTTGTCCACCTGCTCACCACCGACCCGGTGGCGCCGATCGACCTGCCTGCGTGGTGTCGCATGACCGGGCACTCCTATCTCGGGCCAGTGGCCCGCCACGACCGTCCCTGCTACGGGATCGCTGTCTCGGCGCGGGCCACCCCGACCCGGTCGGACTCGGTGTGGCGGGTGGCTTCCACGTCGCCTGCCGATGAAGAGGGCGTGGCGTCATGAATCGAAGCGCGGCAGTGCGCGAGGCAGGCGGTCGGGTGAGCATCGTGGAGTTGCCCTTTGCCACATCGGTTCGGGCCAAGTGCGTGTGAAGGTCGAGGCGAGCGGCATCTGTCGCGCCGACCTCGGCACCGCGGGCGCGGCCAGGTCGGCACACGACTTTCCGGTAGTCCCGGGCCATGAGGTCGCCGGGGTCGTCGACGACCTGGGGCCCGGGAGTGCCGACTGGTCGGTGGGTGATCGAGTCGCAGCCGGTGTCGGCGAACTGCGCAGCGTCGTCCTCACCCATCGCGCGCGCAAGGCCAATGACGAGACCCAGAACTCCGACCAGTGAGCACCGTCGGTGCGAGCGGGCGAGTGGTCAGACCAGGTCGGGATGGTGGAGCTGCGCGACGTCGGGGTGGGCCCGCAATCGTGCCTTGAGGAGGTTCTCGCCGTAACGCACGCCCAGCACGTTGGTGGCCTCCTGCTCCACACCGCGGGCATCGGCGGCGAGCTCCGCGGGCAGGTGGATGCGGGGCACCTCGGCGTCGAGGCTGGGGTTGAAGAAGAACGGGATCGAGAGACGCTCGGTGCCCGGCTCGGGCGAGACCACGCGATGCTTGGTGGCGCGCAGATAGCGGTCGGTGGCGACTTCCAGCAATTCGCCGATGTTGACCACGAAGACGCCCTCGGCCGGAGGCACGTCGATCCACTCACCTTCGCTCTGCACCTGCAGTCCGGCCTTGCTCGGCTCGACGAGCAGCAGGGTGAGGATGCCCGGGTCCTTGTGTGCACCGACGCCCTGTCCGGCATCGGCCTGTCCCGGGTAGCGCACCAGCTTCATCAGGATCGACGGCAGGTCGAACGTCGCATCGAAGTGGTTGCGCGAGGCTCCCAGCGAGACCGCCCACTCCTGCACGAGTCGCCGTCCGATTGCGGTCAACCGGTCGGGATCCGGTGGCGCAGATGGAAGAACCCGACCGTGTGGGTCGCCTCCCGCAGGTGCTCTCGGAAGGAGGCCAGCGCCGCGGGGTCGCGGTCGAGGTCGGCAATGTCGAGCAAGGGAAGGGCACGTGTGGTCACGCGAACAGCCTATTGATCGAAGTCGAGTTGATCCCTTCCGGAGGCTTCTGGACCTGAGGAGATGACTGGGAGATGGGGGCCGACGTGTCATCGCATCCAGCAGCTGACCTCCACGGGACCAGCACGCTCCTCACGGCATCGATCGACAACCGCCGGCCCGCGTGAAAGTCTCGGAGAAGATGACAGCACCACACAGCGTCTGGCCATCGCGGCCGTCCAGGTGCTCGGGCTTGCCGTGTGGTTCTCGATGTCGGCGGTCGTTCCGAGCGTGCAGGCCGACTGGGGCATCTCGAGCGCTCAAGCGGTGTGGCTCACCGGCACCGTGCAGCTCGGCTTCGTCACCGGCGCTCTGGCATCCACCGTGCTCAACCTCGCCGACCGGTGTCCACCGCACATCCTCATGGCGGCGAGCGCGGCCCTTGCGGCCGGCTGCACCTTCGCGCTGGCCGCCTTGGCTGACGGGCTGCTGCTGGCGCTGGCGCTGCGGTTCCTGACCGGGGTCTTCCTTGCCGGTGTCTACCCCGTCGGCATCAAACTGATGGCGTCGTGGGCTCCCACCGCCAACCGTGGGCTCGCCATGGGCCTGCTCATCGGTGCGCTCACCATCGGTTCGACGTTGCCGCACCTGGTCGGTGGGCTCGTGACGCTGCCGTGGCGCGAGGTGCTGCAGGTGACGGCGGCCATCGGTCTCGCCGGCGCTGTCGTCGCTCTGCTGGTCGTCCGAGCCGGACCGCACCTGTCGACGGGTGCGGTGGCGCTGCACCCGCGCTACGCGCTGGCGATGTTCGCCGAGGCCGGGCCTCGCCGGGTGAACCTCGGCTACTTCGGCCACATGTGGGAGCTGTACGCGCTGTGGACGTGGGTCTCGGTGTTCGTGTTGCACTCACACGCCTCTGCAGAGCTGGGCACCCGCAGGGCGATCCTGGTGTTCGTCACGATGGGTCTGTTCGGGCTCGCCGGGTGCCTGATCGGTGGGTGGGCCGCGGACCGCTACGGCCGCTCGGCGGCGGCGGTCACCGCGCTGAGCATCAGCGGTGCCTGCTGTCTGTTGTCGCCACTCGCGTTCCTTGCCCCGCTTCCGGTCCTCGCGATCTTCTTCGCGACCTGGGGCGCCGCTGTCATCGCCGACTCCGGCGTGTTCTCCACTGCCCTGTCCGAGGTCGCCGACCAGAGGTTCGTCGGCACCGCGCTCAGTGCCCAGACCGCCATCGGGTTCGCGCTCACCGTGGCCAGCATCCAGCTCGTCCCGCTGCTCGCCGGCGCGGTCGGTTGGCAGTACGCGTTCCTCGTCCTCGCACTGGGGCCCGCCATTGGGGCTCCCGCGATGCGCCGTGCCGCGGCCGGGTTGCACGCCACGAGCAGCTCAACGCGCTGATCGCGACCGCGCGTTCCTCGTGCACTGCCCCGACGAGTCGCTGCAGTGCAGGGTCGCCACCACACTGGCCCCAGCGGAGCCAGGCTCCGGCCACGGCAGGCCCGTGCGAGTGCTCAGACGCGGGGGATGGCGAGCAGGCCGACCGTGCCACCGTCCACGGGCACCGTGATGCCGTTGACGTACGCCGAGTAGTCGCTGGCCAGGAAGCAGGCGACCTTGGCGATGTCCTCGGCGACGCCGAGGCGTCCCGACGGGATCTGCTCGAAGTAGTCCTGGTCGGTTCCCGGCAGGGAGTCGAGCCAGCCGCGGAATCCTGCGGTGTCCATCGACCCGGGGGAGATGACGTTGGCCCGGATGCCGTGCTCGCCGTACTCGGCGGCGATGCTCTTGGTCAGCGCGATCATGCCGGCCTTGGCCGCACCGTAGATCGCGAGGCCGCGCACGGCACCGAGTCCGGCCCCCGAGGTGGTGGAGACGATCGTGCCGCCACCCTGCTCGATCATGATCGGCAACGCTGCCTGCACTCCGAAGAACATCGAGCCGAGGTTGAGATCGACGATGTGGTGGAAGTCCTCGACCGTCACCTCGTGCAGGGGCCCCTGGGGTGATCCACCCGCGTGGTTGAAGAGGATGTCGAGCCGCCCGAAGGTGTCCTTGGCGGCCTGGACGAGAGCACCGACCTGCTCGGCTGACGTGACGTCACACTGCATGGCCACTGCCCGGCCGCCGGCAGCCTCGACCTCGGCGGCGACGGCCTTCACGGTGTCGCCGTTCAGGTCGCCCAGGACCACCGTCGCACCGGCCGCGGCGAACTCGAGGGCGCTGGCTCGCCCGATGCCGTGCCCCGCCGCGGTGATGACGGCGATCTTGTCTTCCAGCGTAATCGTCATGTCCGGAACTCTAGGGCCGCGGTTCGGAGTCCCGGAGAGGATCCTGATCACCGGGACCCCGAAGGGCGCCGATCAGATCTTGATCACCCTGCAGGTCGGAATGGGGTGCCGATCGGCCTTCACCCAACGCAGCAGTGCGGTGCCCTCCCGGTGGCCCGCCGTGCTGAGCCAGTTGCCGAAGCCAGGGTCCTTGGCCGCAACCACGATGGTGAGCGTGCCGTCGACGTTCGGCTTCGCCGTGAAGTTGTTCAGGTGGGTGTTGGTCCGGTCGTAGTCGAGCGACTCCATCCACCAGTTCTGCAGCACGAAGTTCCAGTACTCGCAGTCGGGCACCTCGGTCTCGATCACCCAGGCCTCGTCGTCGGCGAGGTTCCAGTAACCGTGCAGGTAGCAGATGTTCGGGTCGCCGCCCGCGTTGAGGAAACGCTCCTGGCCCCAGTCAGGGAGCTCGTGGGGCCGCGTCATGAACAGCCGTGTCCACTCGGCGAAGATCCCGGCGATGCCTCTCACCTGGAGGGTGGCGGCCCGCAGCTGGTCCGCGAACTGGTCGACGTCGAGAGGCTCGAAGGGGAACTGCTCGTCGAGCACCTCGATGGTGATCTGGGCCGGAACGTTGTTGGGGTGATCGACGAAGCTCTGTCGCCCGGTCAGCTTGTCGGTTCCTTCGGGGATCGGCAGCCAGGCGCCCGAGTCGGGTCGCTCCTTGCTGGCCACGAAGCTGAAGCGCCCGTTCTCGTCGAGGGGGAGCGAGTGGACGTCGATCTCGCCGTGGGAGACCTGGGTCTCAGCACTCCAGTCACGCTTGCTCTTCGACCCGATGCTGAAGACGGTCGAGTTGCCGGGGGTTCCGCTGACGCGGTAGCGGTGCTCGGGTGAGACCTTGGCACTCATGTAGATGTTGTCGGGGTTGTCCGCGCCGATCTTGCAGCGCAGGTTCGGGTCGAGGATGTTGGTGAAGACCGGATACCGCGGATCGTTGTGCTCGAGGCTGGTGAGCGTCCCGTTGCGGAGCAGCCGGATCAGGTAGCGGACTCCCTCGGCCTGGTCCAGCGGGTTCTGCGGCGCCGACTCGGTCTGCAGTGCCTGGCCTGCATCGCGGAGCTGGTCACAGAAGTCGTCCCACATCTTGTTCGTCGTCATTGCCACTCCCTTGTCGTTTCCCGCTGTCTATCGGTTCGTCTGACCGGTCCCGTGAGCGATCCCGTCCATCGGGATCGCGGCTCCCTCACGCCCTCGGTGAATCAAGTCGTACGACGGCCGCCGGTAGGCTGCGGTTCGCAGCGTGACGTCAGTGCGCTGCGCCGATCTCGCTGGCCAGCTGCACCGCACCGGCATGCAGCAGGGGAACGGCTCGCGCGATGACCTCGTCGCTCATCCTGGTCAACGGACCGGAGATCGAGACGGCCATCCGGGTGGGCAGGTCTCCGGGCACGCCCACTGCCACGCACCGGACCCCCAGCTCCTGCTCCTGCTCGTCCATGGCATGGCCGCGCTCGCGGACCCATGTGATGGCCTCCTGGAGCGACTGCCGATCGGTGATCGTGTGCTCGGTGCGTGCGGCGAGCCCCGCCCGCCGCACGATGCCGTCGATCTGCGAGTCGTCGAGCTGGGCGAGCATGGCCTTGCCGACGCCGGTGCTGTGCAGCTCGACCTGACGGCCCACCTCGGTGAACAGGCGCATCGAGTGTGCGGAGGGCACCTGGGCGACGTACTCCGCCCGGTCCCCGGAGAGCACGGCGACGTTTGCCGACTCACCGAGGGCCCGGACCAAGCCGGTGAGGACCGCCTCGGCGTCGGTGCCGACCAGGGCCGCGGTGGTGGTGCCCAGCGGGACGAACCGGAAGCCCAGTGCGTACTGCCGGCTGGCCAGCTGGCGCATGTAGCCGCGGTCGACAAGAGTGCGCAGGAGGCGGTGGACCGTCGGGACCGGGAGGCCCGACCCGGTCGCGACCTCGCCGATCGACAGCCGTCCTCCGGCCGCGGCGACGATCTCGACCAGGTCCAGCGCGCGGTGCACCGACTGCACCCCTCCGGTCGCGGGTCGAGGTGCTGGCGGGCCGCTGGGACGGACGGTTGACGGTCGGTCGAGGGCCCGCCTAGATTCCATGTGACGAAAATAAACTTCCACGATACGAAATTGCAAGGGGTCGCATGACCACGCCAGCCCGGGTCCGGATCGGGACTCTCCAGATTGATGCGTCGCTCCACCGGTTCATCGAGGAGGACGCCCTGCCGGGCTCCGGGGTCTCCTCCGAGTCCTTCTGGGCAGGACTGGACGCCGCCGTCCACGAGCTCGCGCCACGCAACCGGGAGCTCCTGCTGCGACGGGCAGAGCTGCAGGCGGCCATCGACGACCACCACAGGGCACCGGGCCAGTCCGGCACCGTGACGACCGACCCGTCTGCCCACGAGGCGTTCCTGCGCGAGATCGGCTACCTCGAGGACGAGCCGGACCCCTTCGAGATCACCACCGGAGGTGTCGACCCGGAGGTCGCCCTCCAGGCTGGCCCCCAGCTGGTCGTGCCGATGCTCAACGCACGCTTCGCCACCAATGCCGCGAACGCCCGCTGGGGCTCGCTCTACGACGCGCTCTACGGCACCGACGTGATCCCCGAGACCGAGGGGCGCGAACGTGGCGCGGGCTACAACGTCCGTCGCGGCGCCGAGGTGATCAGTCGCTCCCGTGCGTTCCTCGACGCACACTTCCCGTTGGCGGATGGACTGTCGCACGTGGACGTGACGGCGTATGCGGCGGACGCCGACGGACTGCGGATCTCGGTCGGCGACCGGGTCGGACGGCTCGCGGAACCGGAGCAGTTCGTGGGGCACCGTGGCGCAGAGGAGTCGCCGACCGCGATCGTGCTCGTCCACCACGGCCTGCACGTCGAGATCCAGGTCGACCGGACGGACCCCATCGGTGCCACGGACCCAGCCGGGGTGAAGGACCTGCTGCTCGAGGCTGCCGTCAGCGCGATCATGGACCTGGAGGACTCCGTGGCCGCCGTGGACTCGGGCGACAAGGTGCTCGGCTACCGCAACTGGCTGCTGCTGATGCAGGGTCGCCTCGCGGAGGAGGTGACCAAGGACGGTCGCACCTTCACCCGGACGATGCACCCGGACCGGACCTGCACCACCCCGGCAGGAGAGACGCTGACCCTGCCAGGACGCGCGCTGCTGTTCGTCCGCCAGGTCGGCCTGCTGATGACCACCGACGCGGTCCTCGACCGCGACGGCAACGCGATTCCCGAGGGTATCCTCGACGCATTCGTCACCGGCCTCGGGAGCACCCATGACCTGCGCGGCCACTCCGACCTGCGCAACTCGCGTGCGGGATCGATGTACGTCGTCAAGCCCAAGCTGCACGGCCCGCACGAGGTCGCCTTCACCTGCGACCTGTTCGACCGGGTGGAGACGGCTCTGGGGCTTGCGGCACGAACGGTCAAGCTCGGCATCATGGACGAGGAGCGCCGTACATCGGTGAACCTCAGGGCCTGCATCAGGGCCGCGCAGGACCGGGTCGCCTTCATCAACACCGGCTTCCTGGACCGCACCGGCGACGAGATCCACACCTCGATGCTGGCCGGCCCGATGGTCCCCAAGGCGGAGATGAAGGCCCAGCCCTGGATCTCGGCCTACGAGGACGCCAATGTCGACGCGGGTCTCGCCTGCGGCTTCACCGGCCGCGCCCAGATCGGCAAGGGCATGTGGGCCGCGCCCGACAACCTGGCCGAGATGCTCGAGCAGAAGGTCGCGCACCCACTGTCAGGTGCGAGCACGGCCTGGGTGCCCTCGCCCACCGCCGCGACCCTTCATGCCCTGCACTACCACGAGGTCGACGTGTGGGCGCGGCAGCGCGAGCTCCGCCACCGTGACCGTGCTGCCCTGGCCGACCTGCTGACCATCCCTGTCGGCAGGCCGGGGGAGTGGTCGGCCGACCGGCGCCGCTCGGAGCTCGAGAACAATCTCCAGGGGACCCTCGGCTATGTCGTGCGCTGGGTCGACGCGGGCGTCGGCTGCTCCAAGGTGCCCGACATCCACGGCACACCGCTGATGGAGGATCGCGCCACCTGCCGGATCTCCTCGCAGCACGTCGCGAACTGGGTGCTCCACGGTGTGGTCTCCCTCGACGAGGTCGAGGAGGCTCTGGAGCGGATGGCCCGCGTCGTCGACGAGCAGAATGCCGATGACCCCGACTACGTGCCGATGGCGCCGTCGTTCGACGGGTCGGCCTATCTCGCCGCCCGCGACCTGGTGTTGCGCGGGACCGAGCATCCCAGTGGCTACACCGAACCCGTCCTGCACGCCAGCCGCGTGGCCCGCAAGCAGCAACTCGAGAGGACCGAAGCATGAGCATCACCCTGGAGACCGCGCGCACGATCATCGCTGGTGCACGCGCGGCCGGCGCCGACGCCGCCCTGAAGCCCCTCACCGTGGTGGTGCTCGACGCGGGTGGTCATGTCCTCGCCGTCGAGCGTGAGGACGGTGCGTCCAACAAGCGTTTTGAGATCGCGTTCGGCAAGGCACACGGGGCGCTCGCCCTGGGCGTCGGGTCGCGGGCCCTGATGGCACGGGCAGAGCAGCAGTCCTACTTCATCGCGGCCGCGGCGTCGTCCATCGGTGGCGCGCTCGTCCCGGTCCCCGGCGGAGTGCTCGTGCGTGACGACGAGGGGATCCTGCTGGGTGCGGTCGGCGTCACCGGCGACACCTCCGACAACGATGAGATGGCCGCAGTCGCCGGGATCGAACGGGCCGGTCTCGCCGCACAGGCTGACTGAGCCCTGGGGCACTCCCGCTGACCGGGATGCAGGGCTGGCCGAGCGCTGGTGTCGCTAGGTTCGCGAACACCGGCGCGGTGGGTTGCGGGTCCCCAGAGCGGAGACGTCACCCACCTCTCCCCGGTCACTGCCACGTCTCCCCGGTCACTGCCACGTCCCGGTGACCGACTCACGAAGGAGCATCCCGTTGTCACGTCCACACAACCTGCCCAGGACCAGAAGGTTCCGTGCTGCACTCGGCGCTGCTCTCGGGGTCGGCGCGCTCCTGCTCAGCGCCTGCGGGTCCGCTGGCAGCTCTCCCGCGAGTGGAGAGGCCGACCCGAACGCCACGTTGCGGCTCACGTACGCCGGGGTCCAGAGCCTCGACCCGGCGGCGACCCCAGGGTCGACGGCGATGCTCTCCAACACCTGGCCCGTCTATGACCGGCTGCTCCAGATCTCCGAGGACGGCGAATACCTTCCGATGCTGGCCACGAAGTGGGCCTTCTCCAAGGACGGCACCTCGTTGCGACTGAACCTGCGCGATGACGTGAAGTTCTCCGACGGGACTCCGTTCACCTCCGCGACCGTCAAGGCCAACATCGAGCGTTACCAGAAGGAGCCGGTGAGCAAGGACCTGGCCTCGACGATCAAGAGCGTCGAGGTGATCGACGATCACACCGTGGACCTGCAGCTCGCTGCGGCCAGCCGCGCGGTTCTCGGTGCCATCTCCGCTGCTGCGCCGGGGATCATGATCAGCGAGAAGGCACTCGACAACCCGGACCTGACCACCGTGCCGGTCGGCAGCGGTGCTTGGGTGATCGACAGCTTCCGGCCCGGCGAGCGGGTCACCTACAAGCGGCGTACGGACGAGGGTGGCATCTGGGATCCCCAGACCGGCAAGGTCGCCAAGATCGAGATTGCGGTGCGCGCGACGCCGGCTGCCTACGCCGCGATTCGCAGTGGTCAGGTCGACGTGGTGCTCTCCAACGGGGACATCAGGGAGCTGCAGTCGGGGATCGACCAGGGCACCCT
Coding sequences within:
- a CDS encoding sulfurtransferase TusA family protein, yielding MTSNDDGSLLVDGGDLGCARLLVLLRNVARGLHDGAVVHLLTTDPVAPIDLPAWCRMTGHSYLGPVARHDRPCYGIAVSARATPTRSDSVWRVASTSPADEEGVAS
- a CDS encoding alcohol dehydrogenase catalytic domain-containing protein — encoded protein: MRVKVEASGICRADLGTAGAARSAHDFPVVPGHEVAGVVDDLGPGSADWSVGDRVAAGVGELRSVVLTHRARKANDETQNSDQ
- a CDS encoding 2OG-Fe(II) oxygenase family protein; the protein is MTAIGRRLVQEWAVSLGASRNHFDATFDLPSILMKLVRYPGQADAGQGVGAHKDPGILTLLLVEPSKAGLQVQSEGEWIDVPPAEGVFVVNIGELLEVATDRYLRATKHRVVSPEPGTERLSIPFFFNPSLDAEVPRIHLPAELAADARGVEQEATNVLGVRYGENLLKARLRAHPDVAQLHHPDLV
- a CDS encoding MFS transporter, with product MTGRWGPTCHRIQQLTSTGPARSSRHRSTTAGPRESLGEDDSTTQRLAIAAVQVLGLAVWFSMSAVVPSVQADWGISSAQAVWLTGTVQLGFVTGALASTVLNLADRCPPHILMAASAALAAGCTFALAALADGLLLALALRFLTGVFLAGVYPVGIKLMASWAPTANRGLAMGLLIGALTIGSTLPHLVGGLVTLPWREVLQVTAAIGLAGAVVALLVVRAGPHLSTGAVALHPRYALAMFAEAGPRRVNLGYFGHMWELYALWTWVSVFVLHSHASAELGTRRAILVFVTMGLFGLAGCLIGGWAADRYGRSAAAVTALSISGACCLLSPLAFLAPLPVLAIFFATWGAAVIADSGVFSTALSEVADQRFVGTALSAQTAIGFALTVASIQLVPLLAGAVGWQYAFLVLALGPAIGAPAMRRAAAGLHATSSSTR
- a CDS encoding SDR family NAD(P)-dependent oxidoreductase; amino-acid sequence: MTITLEDKIAVITAAGHGIGRASALEFAAAGATVVLGDLNGDTVKAVAAEVEAAGGRAVAMQCDVTSAEQVGALVQAAKDTFGRLDILFNHAGGSPQGPLHEVTVEDFHHIVDLNLGSMFFGVQAALPIMIEQGGGTIVSTTSGAGLGAVRGLAIYGAAKAGMIALTKSIAAEYGEHGIRANVISPGSMDTAGFRGWLDSLPGTDQDYFEQIPSGRLGVAEDIAKVACFLASDYSAYVNGITVPVDGGTVGLLAIPRV
- a CDS encoding DUF1214 domain-containing protein, with the protein product MTTNKMWDDFCDQLRDAGQALQTESAPQNPLDQAEGVRYLIRLLRNGTLTSLEHNDPRYPVFTNILDPNLRCKIGADNPDNIYMSAKVSPEHRYRVSGTPGNSTVFSIGSKSKRDWSAETQVSHGEIDVHSLPLDENGRFSFVASKERPDSGAWLPIPEGTDKLTGRQSFVDHPNNVPAQITIEVLDEQFPFEPLDVDQFADQLRAATLQVRGIAGIFAEWTRLFMTRPHELPDWGQERFLNAGGDPNICYLHGYWNLADDEAWVIETEVPDCEYWNFVLQNWWMESLDYDRTNTHLNNFTAKPNVDGTLTIVVAAKDPGFGNWLSTAGHREGTALLRWVKADRHPIPTCRVIKI
- a CDS encoding IclR family transcriptional regulator, with the protein product MHRALDLVEIVAAAGGRLSIGEVATGSGLPVPTVHRLLRTLVDRGYMRQLASRQYALGFRFVPLGTTTAALVGTDAEAVLTGLVRALGESANVAVLSGDRAEYVAQVPSAHSMRLFTEVGRQVELHSTGVGKAMLAQLDDSQIDGIVRRAGLAARTEHTITDRQSLQEAITWVRERGHAMDEQEQELGVRCVAVGVPGDLPTRMAVSISGPLTRMSDEVIARAVPLLHAGAVQLASEIGAAH
- a CDS encoding malate synthase G codes for the protein MTTPARVRIGTLQIDASLHRFIEEDALPGSGVSSESFWAGLDAAVHELAPRNRELLLRRAELQAAIDDHHRAPGQSGTVTTDPSAHEAFLREIGYLEDEPDPFEITTGGVDPEVALQAGPQLVVPMLNARFATNAANARWGSLYDALYGTDVIPETEGRERGAGYNVRRGAEVISRSRAFLDAHFPLADGLSHVDVTAYAADADGLRISVGDRVGRLAEPEQFVGHRGAEESPTAIVLVHHGLHVEIQVDRTDPIGATDPAGVKDLLLEAAVSAIMDLEDSVAAVDSGDKVLGYRNWLLLMQGRLAEEVTKDGRTFTRTMHPDRTCTTPAGETLTLPGRALLFVRQVGLLMTTDAVLDRDGNAIPEGILDAFVTGLGSTHDLRGHSDLRNSRAGSMYVVKPKLHGPHEVAFTCDLFDRVETALGLAARTVKLGIMDEERRTSVNLRACIRAAQDRVAFINTGFLDRTGDEIHTSMLAGPMVPKAEMKAQPWISAYEDANVDAGLACGFTGRAQIGKGMWAAPDNLAEMLEQKVAHPLSGASTAWVPSPTAATLHALHYHEVDVWARQRELRHRDRAALADLLTIPVGRPGEWSADRRRSELENNLQGTLGYVVRWVDAGVGCSKVPDIHGTPLMEDRATCRISSQHVANWVLHGVVSLDEVEEALERMARVVDEQNADDPDYVPMAPSFDGSAYLAARDLVLRGTEHPSGYTEPVLHASRVARKQQLERTEA
- a CDS encoding heme-binding protein, producing the protein MSITLETARTIIAGARAAGADAALKPLTVVVLDAGGHVLAVEREDGASNKRFEIAFGKAHGALALGVGSRALMARAEQQSYFIAAAASSIGGALVPVPGGVLVRDDEGILLGAVGVTGDTSDNDEMAAVAGIERAGLAAQAD
- a CDS encoding ABC transporter substrate-binding protein, encoding MSRPHNLPRTRRFRAALGAALGVGALLLSACGSAGSSPASGEADPNATLRLTYAGVQSLDPAATPGSTAMLSNTWPVYDRLLQISEDGEYLPMLATKWAFSKDGTSLRLNLRDDVKFSDGTPFTSATVKANIERYQKEPVSKDLASTIKSVEVIDDHTVDLQLAAASRAVLGAISAAAPGIMISEKALDNPDLTTVPVGSGAWVIDSFRPGERVTYKRRTDEGGIWDPQTGKVAKIEIAVRATPAAYAAIRSGQVDVVLSNGDIRELQSGIDQGTLKVRPLKNASTTAALHLNQTVEPFDDVRVRQAVNYAINREPLVEALVPTTTARVQPMASVVKGFDESLESTYDYDPEKARQLLAAAGHPNGVDAGTFYVANYEPFPDAAQIIQADLAEVGIKIDLELMDIRQLSAGGYSQSKRPGAFMFMSYPGLEPGVNLKWFLEGATTLPGGVPEDIATKIAAVDDSTATDQERTSRAEAVVKWATENAMYAPMWQGVPGWVMTDKVHGVETGKAFLAPLGGQDFRYAWMSK